In Amycolatopsis endophytica, the following are encoded in one genomic region:
- a CDS encoding NAD(P)/FAD-dependent oxidoreductase, which produces MSDGDRIVIVGAGVAGLRAAERLRELGFDGELVIVGDEARRPYHRPMVSKQLTMGTIRPPDATLQAYTDLDAHWRLGTRATHLDTLQRVVHLPGGEELWYDGLVVATGVVPRHLPGSPRHDPRVRVLRTVEDAAAIRKALAASSKPAVVIGSGLIGCEFAASMRQMGRDVTLVGHARAPLHRFGTRIAESVSDIQLRHRAHLAMRSEVRHWISTKDAFGLHLTNNKLVVASCVVLAIGSVPAVDWLRGSGLVIEDGVLCEATLFAEGADDVVVAGDVACWPNLRFDEVPRRVEHWLNAVESGRAAAENLMNGRLGAQPFTPMPRAWSSLYDARLQMVGMPSLAEDTVQLAPGITGFVRGGQLVGAAGWDRPRAMLHWTEELHRRLPAPEPVPVPVPAAEPDFADLLA; this is translated from the coding sequence ATGAGTGACGGCGACCGGATCGTGATCGTCGGGGCGGGCGTGGCCGGGCTGCGTGCCGCGGAACGCCTGCGGGAACTGGGTTTCGACGGTGAACTGGTGATCGTCGGCGACGAGGCGCGCAGGCCCTACCACCGGCCGATGGTGTCCAAGCAGCTGACGATGGGCACGATCCGGCCACCCGACGCGACGTTGCAGGCCTACACCGACCTCGACGCGCACTGGCGGCTGGGCACGCGCGCCACGCACCTGGACACGCTGCAGCGGGTCGTGCACCTGCCCGGCGGCGAGGAGCTGTGGTACGACGGGCTGGTCGTCGCGACCGGCGTGGTGCCCCGCCACCTGCCCGGCTCCCCGCGGCACGACCCGCGCGTGCGCGTGCTGCGCACCGTGGAGGACGCGGCCGCGATCCGCAAGGCGCTGGCGGCCAGCAGCAAACCGGCGGTGGTGATCGGCAGCGGGCTGATCGGCTGCGAGTTCGCCGCGAGCATGCGGCAGATGGGCCGCGACGTGACGCTCGTCGGGCACGCCCGCGCGCCGCTGCACCGGTTCGGCACCCGCATCGCCGAATCCGTCAGCGACATCCAGCTGCGGCACCGTGCGCACCTGGCGATGCGGTCGGAGGTGCGGCACTGGATCAGCACGAAGGACGCGTTCGGCCTGCACCTGACGAACAACAAGCTCGTCGTGGCCAGCTGCGTCGTGCTGGCGATCGGCAGCGTGCCCGCGGTGGACTGGCTGCGCGGATCCGGTTTGGTGATCGAGGACGGCGTGCTGTGCGAGGCGACGCTGTTCGCCGAGGGCGCGGACGATGTCGTGGTCGCCGGTGACGTCGCGTGCTGGCCCAACCTGCGCTTCGACGAGGTGCCACGGCGGGTCGAACACTGGCTCAACGCGGTCGAATCCGGCCGCGCCGCAGCGGAAAACCTCATGAACGGCCGCCTCGGCGCGCAACCGTTCACGCCGATGCCGCGAGCCTGGTCCAGCCTCTACGACGCGCGGCTGCAGATGGTCGGCATGCCCTCGCTCGCCGAGGACACGGTGCAGCTCGCGCCCGGGATCACCGGGTTCGTGCGCGGCGGGCAGCTCGTCGGCGCGGCGGGCTGGGACCGGCCGCGCGCGATGCTGCATTGGACCGAGGAACTGCACCGGCGGCTGCCCGCCCCGGAACCCGTCCCCGTCCCGGTGCCGGCCGCGGAACCGGACTTCGCCGACCTGCTGGCTTAA
- a CDS encoding ferredoxin: MKLRKGPRVSVDNERCELFGTCQWEAPEVFELERNGRLRYRPRITEEDWEPAVAAARSCPMQAIQIKGVFDE, from the coding sequence GTGAAACTGCGCAAGGGACCACGCGTGAGCGTGGACAACGAGCGGTGCGAACTGTTCGGCACCTGCCAGTGGGAGGCGCCGGAGGTCTTCGAGCTGGAACGCAACGGGCGCCTGCGCTACCGGCCGCGGATCACCGAGGAGGACTGGGAACCCGCCGTCGCGGCGGCCCGGAGCTGCCCCATGCAGGCCATCCAGATCAAGGGGGTCTTCGATGAGTGA
- a CDS encoding ferric reductase-like transmembrane domain-containing protein: MPLAQQTADTGLRGVAAFSARLAYAFLCLTLCWGVLTATGWVRNVTGRKALRSGHVALATLALAFGVVHAFSFLFLTSDAFTVVQLTVPFNGLARHSFGIIGLELMFAVALTAGLQRYTAYRRWLWVHRLAYPAVALTALHSFFGAIANGHLALLWLGGITLLVPTVTLAVLRFLPARVLERIGLVEELV, translated from the coding sequence ATGCCGCTCGCGCAGCAGACGGCGGACACCGGTTTGCGTGGTGTCGCGGCGTTCTCCGCGCGGCTGGCGTACGCGTTCCTGTGCCTGACCCTGTGCTGGGGCGTCCTCACCGCCACCGGATGGGTCCGCAACGTCACCGGCCGCAAGGCGCTGCGCAGCGGGCACGTCGCCCTCGCCACGCTGGCGCTGGCCTTCGGCGTGGTGCACGCGTTCTCGTTCCTGTTCCTGACCAGCGACGCGTTCACCGTGGTGCAGCTGACCGTGCCGTTCAACGGGCTGGCGCGGCACAGTTTCGGGATCATCGGCCTGGAGCTGATGTTCGCCGTCGCGCTCACCGCCGGCCTGCAGCGCTACACCGCCTACCGCCGCTGGCTGTGGGTGCACCGGCTCGCCTATCCCGCGGTCGCGCTGACCGCGCTGCACTCGTTCTTCGGGGCGATCGCCAACGGTCATCTCGCGTTGCTGTGGCTGGGCGGGATCACGCTGCTCGTGCCGACCGTGACGCTGGCCGTGCTGCGCTTCCTGCCCGCGCGGGTGCTCGAACGCATCGGCCTGGTCGAGGAGCTCGTGTGA
- a CDS encoding DUF4142 domain-containing protein encodes MAQTEPGTAERDLIIRVRQAGLWEMPAGDWARTRARDQHVKDVGMTLMVDHGRLDVATRALAQRRGVTLPDQPTADQQRWLAEMRDAPSPAEFERVFVNRLRAAHGVIFGIIAQVRANTRDDEIRAFAASANQVVLRHITLLESTGLVDYTQLPEPVSGTASASAGAALDLAATDILATVVLAALLCGATVLVLWLIRHPAKRRRPGEKHVPASET; translated from the coding sequence ATGGCGCAGACCGAACCGGGTACGGCCGAACGCGATCTGATCATCCGGGTGCGGCAGGCCGGGCTGTGGGAGATGCCCGCGGGCGACTGGGCGCGCACGCGCGCGCGGGACCAGCACGTGAAGGACGTCGGCATGACGCTGATGGTCGACCACGGGCGTCTCGACGTGGCCACGCGCGCGCTGGCGCAGCGTCGCGGCGTGACCCTGCCCGATCAGCCGACGGCCGACCAGCAGCGCTGGCTCGCCGAGATGCGGGACGCGCCCTCGCCCGCCGAGTTCGAACGTGTCTTCGTCAACCGCCTGCGCGCCGCGCACGGCGTCATCTTCGGCATCATCGCGCAGGTGCGGGCGAACACCCGCGACGACGAGATCCGCGCGTTCGCCGCCTCGGCGAACCAGGTGGTGCTCCGGCACATCACGTTGCTGGAGAGCACCGGGCTGGTCGACTACACCCAGCTCCCCGAGCCGGTGAGCGGCACCGCGTCCGCCTCCGCCGGAGCGGCACTCGACCTGGCGGCCACCGACATCCTCGCCACCGTCGTACTGGCCGCGCTGCTGTGCGGAGCGACGGTGCTCGTGCTGTGGCTGATCCGCCATCCCGCCAAGCGAAGAAGACCAGGAGAAAAGCATGTCCCCGCGAGTGAAACCTGA
- a CDS encoding sigma-70 family RNA polymerase sigma factor produces MGRHSRILRSVVVPVPDPVQDDDLATALYREFGRPLLAFVITLTGGDRLWAEDVVQETLIRAWRNADKLDREPEMLRAWLHTVARRIVIDGWRSRRARPQEVEEPDANLVGVPDESDRTLAAMMLYEALQTLSAEHREAVLQTYLQDRTVNEAAAKLGVPPGTVKSRIYHAVRALRRALKERG; encoded by the coding sequence GTGGGCCGCCACAGCCGAATTCTCCGTTCCGTGGTCGTCCCTGTGCCCGATCCGGTACAGGACGACGATCTCGCCACGGCGTTGTACCGGGAGTTCGGCCGCCCGCTGCTCGCGTTCGTGATCACCCTGACCGGGGGTGACCGGCTGTGGGCCGAGGACGTCGTGCAGGAAACCCTGATCAGGGCCTGGCGCAACGCCGACAAGCTCGACCGGGAGCCGGAGATGCTGCGTGCCTGGTTGCACACCGTGGCCCGCCGCATCGTCATCGACGGCTGGCGCAGCCGCCGCGCGCGGCCGCAGGAGGTCGAGGAACCCGACGCGAACTTGGTCGGGGTGCCGGACGAATCGGACAGGACTCTGGCCGCGATGATGCTCTACGAAGCACTGCAGACTCTGTCCGCGGAGCACCGTGAGGCGGTTCTGCAGACCTACCTGCAGGACCGCACGGTCAACGAGGCGGCCGCGAAGCTCGGTGTGCCGCCGGGCACGGTGAAGTCCCGGATCTACCACGCGGTCCGGGCGTTGCGCCGCGCGCTGAAGGAGCGGGGATGA
- a CDS encoding anti-sigma factor family protein has product MSGVGKVTHTDIAAYVLGVLDDADNAAFEAHLLDCPNCQLDLLELHGLPDILNDVRRYWPEPPVPAPRVLAPMLDEVADIRRRRTLVRRLVAVAALLLIIAGPLVTLAVTPSQAPAPAVASGPPPPPPPPTTGGSRFTGSETGQALRSEVFVMPTEWGAAVRLDLSGVSGPLRCHLVAVDWAGRQETVASWTVPAVKTEPMLISGGTAFEPQDIEKFQIRTESGAVVASIER; this is encoded by the coding sequence ATGAGCGGCGTGGGCAAGGTGACGCACACCGACATCGCCGCCTACGTCCTCGGCGTGCTCGACGACGCCGACAACGCGGCGTTCGAAGCGCACCTGCTGGACTGCCCCAACTGCCAGCTCGACCTCCTGGAACTACACGGCCTGCCGGACATCCTGAACGACGTCCGCCGGTACTGGCCGGAGCCGCCGGTGCCCGCGCCGCGGGTGCTCGCGCCGATGCTCGACGAGGTCGCCGACATCCGGCGGCGCCGCACGCTGGTGCGCCGCCTGGTGGCCGTCGCGGCCCTGCTGCTGATCATCGCGGGCCCACTGGTGACGCTGGCCGTCACGCCGTCGCAGGCCCCGGCGCCCGCCGTGGCGAGCGGGCCCCCGCCGCCCCCGCCCCCGCCGACGACGGGCGGGAGCCGCTTCACCGGCAGCGAAACCGGTCAGGCACTGCGCTCCGAGGTGTTCGTGATGCCGACCGAGTGGGGCGCGGCGGTGCGGCTCGACCTGTCCGGCGTCAGCGGGCCGCTGCGCTGCCACCTCGTCGCGGTCGACTGGGCCGGGCGGCAGGAGACGGTGGCGAGCTGGACCGTGCCCGCCGTGAAGACCGAGCCGATGCTCATCTCCGGCGGCACCGCGTTCGAGCCACAGGACATCGAGAAGTTCCAGATCCGCACGGAGTCCGGTGCGGTCGTCGCCAGCATCGAGCGCTGA